Within the Miscanthus floridulus cultivar M001 chromosome 17, ASM1932011v1, whole genome shotgun sequence genome, the region TCTGAAATAGATATGGTGAAGTCATTCATAGCTAGTCACAACACCAACAACACCTGCACAAATGACACAAACAAGATGCACAATGACATTGTTGATGAGCTCCAAGCAAGGTTCCCAAGCAAAGAGAGGAATCAGGTAATTCAATTGTATGTTCATCTAGTagttgagatgaatacaatgcaGAGCACCAACCAACAAGTTGTGGTGAGCAATGCTCTTGTGAATGATAACTTTGGAGCGCCAACGGAGGATATAGACATGGACAACATGGACATGTTTCATGGTTATATACTGGAtgatgtggaggccatgaagatggTAGAGGAACCACCGTACAAGCTGAATATTGTTCCTAAGAAAAAGAGGAAATACCCAGTAGTTTGGACTCATGAAGAGCACAAGTAATTCATTTATGCTCTCTTTCTAAAATGTTCATTACATATTTAATGTTAATTTTTTTGTACAAGTAATAAGCTAGTGGTGTATAGTAtttcatataccatgaggcattgaGATTTTGTTTTCACCAATATTGAGTGTATGAACAAGACATGTTATCATCTGACTTACTAATTCTAAACCATATATATCTACAGGAATTTCCTCCATGGACTAGAAGTGTATGGCCATGGTAACAAGGATGCCAAACCAGATCTGTAGCCATGCGCAGAAGTATTTCCATAGGAAGGAGTGCACAACTAGGAAACAACGCTTCAACATCAATGATGTGGGCCTCTATGACACAGAGCAATGGGTGCAGAAGAACTCTTCTAGTTCAAAGTCTCTCGCCTTTGGCCGCAGTGCTTACAACACAAATTATTATGGCATTGAGGGACAACATGCTGTCTTGAACAAACTCGCACATGCTAGCCAAGTGAGCAGTAGACATGCGGCCACCTAGACTAGAGGTCAGCACATAATAGCTAGTTCATCCATAGATCCAACGATGGTGTAGAGTAACTCTCTTGGATAGGAGGCACTCGCCTTCACTAGTGGTGCTAACAACACAAATTACTATGACTTTGATGGACAACACAATGCCATGAACAACCTCACATGTGCAACAACCAAGCGGCAGCCACTTGGACTAGAGGTCAATAGACAACAACTAGTTCTTTTGTAGCTCCAACAATGATGCAGAATTCTTCTCCTAGCTGGGAGGTGCTTTCCTTCACTGATAGTGCTTACAACACAAACTACTATGACTTTGATGGGCAACAAGTTGCCTTGAACAACATCACTAGGGGGCAACCATGGTGAGCAATAACCAAGTTCTTCTATAGTTTTAGTCATGGAGAGGGCTAGGAGCCACCAGACAACTTGTATTGGCCATCAATAGGGGAGGCTTCCTTCATAATTAGTGGGTGAAAATGGACTATATGTTTGCTAGTTATTTTATGATTTAGTATCAACAGGTGCATGTAAAACTAGCTGGTTGAAGACAATATGTGGTATTAAGTGCTAGTACTATTTTTGTATGGACTACAAACAATTTCCCTACTAGAACATTGCAATGAAATACAATTATGTGTGCTTGCCATATATATGTGTTTGTTTGTATGTGTTAACTATATTTTGGATGTCCTCGTGTTCTTTATTCTAAATATCAACTATATCTAAATGAATAGTACAATATTAAGTTTGATTTCTTCATCAGAGATAAGGTTTGTTGTTTTTTTGTAAAAGTTCGATCGCTTCATCAGAGGTAAGGTTTCCAAAGAAATTAACAAAGataagaagtttcatgatttccaTTATGGATGTTATATGTATGTAATACCCTAGAAATTTGACCATAGACTTTTGTGTTTTCCTAGAAAATatgtggtttcatatttttaaattgATTTTCCATGTGGTTTAATGGAATGAATTTGCAGCAAatacattttgctttttggaaagCGCAAAGGGTTAAATAACTTACTTGGAGTTCTAATGAGTGGCAAAAAATGGCTTCTGCTCCGTTGCTAGGATGGATGATCAGAAACCATAGATGCGTAGATCCCATTGAGTGTGCATTACATTTGACTACTCATATGTTGTATTAGGAGTTTGGATCATGGTGATTCATAGGATCAAAGAAAGAATGGACAAGATGAATAGATATGGAATGGCAATCAACTGTGActcttcttcttcccttttttcCCATTCCCTCACGGTTCAGCCTCCTTGGCCACCCTTTTTTGCCCTATATAAGCTTCCTCTCTTCCAGACTCTCTCTCCTCCATGGCCCCTCTTAATTGCTTGAAGAATCAACAAAGGAAGATGCAAAACGGAACGGGCATGTGGAGAGATGATCAACAAGGGGTGATAGATTGGCTTTTCCCCTCTGTTTTTCTAGCTGTTGGTCCAAGAGGAAACCCTAGGTGAGTATCCACACCTACATGCAGTATATAAAATCTAGGCGCACACTTCTTTCTAGTTAGTTTTTATATTTGTTAGTGTAGTTTCAAGTTAAAGCCCTAGGTAAAACTTTTAAGTGACCCAATTCACCATCCTTTCTTAGGTCACACATGAACATTTTCTAGGACCATCGATTCCTCTAGAGCACAACCTACCATTTGAGAATGTTTAATGCCCGAAATTCTCATTCAACCTTCAATTAAACGTTTATTAATACTAGAACTAGCAATATGCCTAGAAGCTAAAAGAGACTGGGTTGCCTTCCTTCAAATGTATCAAAAAATTTATTAGGGCATAAATGAATAAAGATTGAGCTAAGACATTCAACACTTAGAAGGGAAACAAACTCATTTCATATAAACATCTAAAAATGTATCAAAATCTTATCAGGACATAAATGAATAAAGATTGAGCTAAGACATTCAACACTTAGAAGATAAACAATCTCACTTCATATAAACATCTAGAAGTCACATGTGCAACATGCTGGTCATTTAAATGCCAAAGTTAAGTTCTTCAAAGGACTCAGTTGCTACCAAATTATGATTGAGCTATCTCTTTTATGAAGTGATCAGTTGCTAACCAAGCTTACTTTCTTGCATTAATGTTATATCATTATTGTATGGATCGGTACCTTTCTTTTCATTAGGAAGTTGTTCTTGAAGGAGCGAAAATTGCTTCATGTCTTTTCCCACTGGGAGTCACCATCTAACATTTTATGAATTGCCCCTTGGTAAGAAGTAAGATGCTACCTTGTTttagttttgtttttttataaagGTAGCATCTTTCCCTTGTCAAATTTAACTAGAGATCAGTTCATTCAAGTTGCAATTGAGCCTTGATAAAGTCAATGGTATAATTAATTGAAGAAACCACTACAGGCTGAGAGCGAGGGAGAAGCAAAGAGCAGAGGATCAGAAAAATGGCATATAATGTTATAGGTCTCCAGCCGCATCGTCTTTTTTTATCAAAGTACGATAGGCTGAAGTGCTATACATGCACCATTTCCTTCCCTTTTGTCGTTACTGGCATATGTGCCTATGATCCTTACTTGTTGAAATTGATCTATCTTGTCTCTTTTTTGTTTACATGGGATACAAATTATTTCCTGAAAGGTATGCTTTTCCTTCATGTCAAGAGTAGTGCAGTACATCCAAGCTTCGAACCCTCTTCATGCTAATGGTTTTAGTTATAGCATCAACCATTATATAACTAAATAGGCAAGGTAGTTTTTTCCAGTATGATCATTTAAATTAAAGCGAGACCAATAAATCGGCCAAAGGAACAAGCCGTCTTCATGTCAACCAGTTACAACCACACTCCAAATTTTAGATGGGTGAACACATGCAATAACTTTAACTATTACACATTAGGCACTAAAATATATGAATATGCTTGACATGGTATATATCTGCACAGGCATAACTTAATATTTAAATTTATATGTCTCATATTACAAGTAGTAAATAAATAGCATATATACTTAAGTATGTACGTTGTATTTAAGAAACTAGAGATATCATAGCGCAATGTCTTTGAAAACATGATGGATAACTCAAGGCAAGATAATGATAGGTTTTTCAATTCTGAATGGTCTCGAGGAGATTAGAGCATGAGATATGATCGGGTTATTAGGCTAGATAGCATTAAGAGGGCATTGTTATTTACTTGACGTTTCTTTAGTTCCACTTTGCTCAAATGATTGCATTGCATTGTATGCATATGAATGACTGGGGTCTAAAATTGAGAATTATAATAAATCATTGTAAAATGTTTAAAAAAAAGGCTAACTCAGATTTAATTGGGGACTATCCACCCCTGATAGGGAGGATAGTCTTTGACTTAGCCAATTATAAAAAAAGAGCTTTATACCATGACAAAAGGGTGTCGCAGACAGTTCGGCGGTCACTTGCCAGTCTTGTCCAGCAACAACTGTTGGTTCTGGTATGTGCTGTGAAAGTATCCACAAACGATCTAGCCAGGGGGCGCTGATGGTCCACAGGTATCTATGTACCATAAAGCAAAACCAAAAGTCTGATTCTGTTAATTAGTGCtaacaattgagccacagatggCAATCCCAAGGGAAATCAGTCGACGAGTATGAGTTGTGACCTGTGCAAAATTGGGACAGATTTTGGATAGCGACAAAGTTTGAACAACAGACTATCCACATCCCAGGGGGTGGATGATCCGCGTGGTGCATTGTCTAGAAGTTCCGGTTTCTATAGAATGTTAGAGTTGCTGAGGTGGCAACAATTTCTTGTACTACGGACGGTTCGAGCTCTGTACCACGAATGGTCCAAcagtcagttttttttttttttgcgaattggTCCAACAGTCACTGTCAACTCTAATAGACATTTAACATGAATATAGTTGTTGGTTTGAACGGCGGACCAACTGGGTTTTGTATTGCGGATGGCCCGTGAAATCATTGTTTTCACAAGAAAGGCTATGCAAAGGCTAGTAACCGAGTGGGCGATATATATACACCTCACTTGGCCATGAGGGAGGTCTCTTCACACTTGGCAAGCTTCTATGACATATTTGAGCCTCTTTCACCTCTCTCTCTCATACACATTGCTTAGAGATAGCATTCTTGTGAGATTGAGAGCATCCTAGTGCATTCAAGTGTTTGAGCTTTGTGGCACTAGGGAGTCTTCACGTAAGTGTCATtgccttgttactcttggagattgtTATCTCCTAAATAGCTTAGAGATTGTGGATCCATGGAGCACATCAAAAAGATTGTGAAGGTGCCCCGGTTGTTCTTGTGAGAGCCCTTGTGCTCTCCATGCAAGAGtggtgaagagcaactctagtggaaTTGAGGTGCAGAGTGGTTATTTGTTTCTAATGGCTCAATATCAAGTGGTGCCTCAAAAGAGGAGCGGTTGAACATTGGATCCACCTCAATGTGAACTACGATGACTGGCAAGTCATTGATATCGCAGAATAAAATCCTTGTTACATGTTCGGTTATTTCTTGAGCTCAATTTACATTGAGCACTTTACATCTTAGAAATTGAATTGTTGCATATCAACCTAGGCTGCAAACCTACACCTAGTGATCATAGTGTATAAATAGGGGGCTCTCTTGTGTTATGAATCAACACTTTCTAGTattatgttttttttatttgaaaccacCTATTCAACCCCCCACCCCCGGCATGCGCCCCCCTCTAGTCAGTATCCTTGATCCCACGGTAGAGCAACCTCCTGAGAAAATGAGAAATTACCAAAATCATCAGCTAGAATTATTAGACCATATTTGTATAAGTTGTAAATGTCCATTGCACCAGATGAATTTTAATTTTCTCACGCTCATACTATATTAGAAATTAGAAATAAAGGCAAAATAGTAAATGCATTATCACAAGGAAAGATATGCATATATATAGGATTTGAATATCTCACAATTATTTATGTATAGCAACACACTAATTAaaaggtataaaccatgtgtcTACTATCAGCATCGTAGTTATGGCATTTCATCACCACTGACAATGCATGGAGTCAACTGATAGTAGCGAAACCAGACATGAGTTCTTACCAACCTGTGTGCTCAAGAATATAATATCAATAAAAAATAAAGTATGACCATGCAAAAAATAAAGTATGACTATGCAAATCTCATTATTAGCATGCTAAGCACACGACACTATCTGGAAGCGCTGCACTAGGGTTTGTCCTCATGTGTACTCTAAGTCCACTCTTCAAATCACTCTTAAAATGAGCAGGCGATCAACCACATAGAACTGCAGTCCTGGCCTTGGGTTGGGTGCAAATGATTATTAATTGTGACATCGGATCTTCTTAATTACAAAAGGTATATATTTATTTGTTACTAGTAGACAACATTGATATTTGGTCTTGCGTATCCTAGGCCATCGATATCTCACTCTCTTATGTGAGCCATTGAAGGATGCTGGACAATTACTATGAGATTATATTACAATATCCCtaagatatatattttttatgaGACCTAGTTACAAACGCAGACGCATCCGCATGACTCCATATCTTTGATTTCATTATTTAAAATTCCATGTTTGACTTCATGTCTAAGTCTGATATACACAATTAATTGAAACCAGGGTAAAAAGATTCACCACAAGGCCTATAAATACCCAGCCTTGGCTTGTCATTCTTCCCATCCCAATAGCCCACTTCACAGTTCATACTACCAACTGTGTTTTAGTATACTCAACCCTCAAAGCCCATGGATCCCAAGTTCAACGGCGACTGGAGTGCCAACGAGATCGAGATGGTGAGATCTATCATCGCTAATCACGACGCCAACAGCAGTTGCACCAACAACATGAATGCTAAGCACTATGGCATTGTGGATAAGCTCCACGCAAGGTTCCCAAGGAAGGATAAGCGTCAGGTAATTGACTTGTATGTTGATCTTGTGGTGGAGATGCTAAATGAAATAGAGATGAGAAGCAACCAGCTGCCTATGATGGTGAGCAACGACCTTGTGGTCAACAATTTTGGAGTGATGGTGGAGAACCCAGGCGTGCACAGCATGGATGTGTTTACTGGTTACTTAACAGATGAGATGAAGGACAAGAGGATGGTGGAGGAACAACGTCACAGGAAAGTTGTTGTTCCTCAACAGGACAAGCAACGTGCAAGGAGGTTTTGGACTCTGGAGGAGCACAGGTACGTCATTGATCTTTGCACTATTTTGGAAATTCTTGTTTCTTTAGTCTTAACTATTAGTACAATTATTAGAAATGTGGTGAGGAGTATTAATTGATTAGCCCGAGGCACTAAGATATGATTTTTCACTTATCATGAGATCTCTATTGTTATTTCACTAGCTTATGCTGAACCCTATGTATCTCACTACAGGAATTTCCTACTTGGCCTGCGTGCATATGGACGCGGTAATTGGAAGAACATCTCTAAGGACTTCGTCACCACTAAAACGCCAGTGCAAGTCTCCAGCCATGCACAGAAGTTCTTTCGTAGGCAGGAGAGCACCACAAAGAAGCAGCGCTACAGCATCAACGACGTCAGCCTCTATGACGCTAAGCCATGGGCGCAGGACAACTCCTCTAGCTGGGAGGCTTTCACTAGCAATGCTTACAACCCATACTCTTACGGCTTTGGTGGCCAGCTCGCTTCCATGGACAACCTCACACAAGTTTATTCTCCCTTCCAATGCCCTGCCAGTCAGGCGAGCAGCAGCCAGACAATCACCTGGACTGGAGGTCAGCAGACACCGAGTCCTTCTGCAGCTCCAATGATGGAGGAGGCTGGGACCCAAATGGAATGGACCAGTTATTATTAGCTTGGAGATTTTGTTCCTAAGTGGTGAATGGACATGAACAACATAATGTAGTAGTTGTTACATATGGTTCAGTATATCCTATGATGCATGGACACCTATCTCGTTGAAGACAATATGTATGGTAGTTTTAAGTGTTTGTACCTTCAAATAGTTTCATTGTCATGCACTTTGCAATGAACTAGTATCAATGTGGTTCCATTATATGTATGTGTTTGCTGGTCTGTGTTAATTATATATATCCTTGTTTGTCCCCATGTTCTTTATTCCTATCTCAACTATGTTTCCTCATTTGTGTATGTTTTACTATGACATGTTTGGTTAATTCATCAGACAACAAGATTGCCAAAGAATTTAACAAAGGGAGACATACAACACCATGATTCCATTGTGTTTTTGTCTATATGTAATCACAAAATCTCTTTATGATAGGAGTATGAACTAGTTAAATCCCATTTCTAATTGAATCCACTTCTAGAAGGAAGATTTGAGAACCCATGAATATGAGATAACTCATTGAAATTAAAGGAGTGGACCTAGATGCATCCCGTCATAATAGTCAAGCATAGATAGGAGGAAATCCCTAAACTATAAATCCTCGTGTTTCTTCTTCAATACCCACAATCGGTGTGTATGCATttattaattagtattttatcaATCTACTTTCCATTTTTTGGCAAATTCATGATATCCCCTATTTGAACTCAACCTTATTTTCATGTTGTTATCCTACATGCCAGTGTGAAAGCTAGAAGAGATTGGGTTGTTTCCTTAGAATTTCATAAAATATTTGTAAACATATGGTGTAACGACCCAATGTGCACTTGACACATAAGCATGATCATCATGGGCATTGCATCGTAAAAATCCATATTTGCAAACGGTATATATTATGCATTGCTAAAACTAGTAATTTTGAGCATTGGTGAATGAGTCGGCTAGAGCTGATTGATGGTCTGGCGGTTGCTTTGTCATTCTATTAGCCAAAGTTGTGCTCTGACAGATAGTCCAATCGGGACATTGGATATTCACCAGAACATGCTGGTGGCTTGGTCATGTAGTTTGTGAGGTGTCTTGTATCACCCTCTCCTTGGACCCACATGTCGGTACGAGTGTTGCCACACCCCCATAGCAACACCAACGATGCACCTCCACTCTTACTCTTCCCAAATACATCACACCTCTCTTTTTCTCTAAGCAAGGAAGGAGAAGGAACCAAGGAACAAGAAGGTAAAAGGAGGAGGAAAAAGATAGGCAAAAGGAGATCCCCA harbors:
- the LOC136516580 gene encoding transcription factor SRM1-like — protein: MDPKFNGDWSANEIEMVRSIIANHDANSSCTNNMNAKHYGIVDKLHARFPRKDKRQVIDLYVDLVVEMLNEIEMRSNQLPMMVSNDLVVNNFGVMVENPGVHSMDVFTGYLTDEMKDKRMVEEQRHRKVVVPQQDKQRARRFWTLEEHRNFLLGLRAYGRGNWKNISKDFVTTKTPVQVSSHAQKFFRRQESTTKKQRYSINDVSLYDAKPWAQDNSSSWEAFTSNAYNPYSYGFGGQLASMDNLTQVYSPFQCPASQASSSQTITWTGGQQTPSPSAAPMMEEAGTQMEWTSYY